The Bacillus zhangzhouensis region CAATCACAGGACTGTTGCTCAATCTTTTTGCTCCAAATGTATTCAAAGTGTTAGACCCTTATTTATTTACACCTCTAGGTCAAATCTTCTTAAATCTGATAAAAATGCTGGTTGTGCCCATTGTATTCTTTTCTATCACGCTCGGTGTTGCAGGCCTTGGTGATCCGAAAAAGCTAGGCAGAATCGGCGTAAAAACCATTTCCTATTTTCTGTTTACTACAACTTTTGCCATTATCATTGGCCTTTCATTAGCCTTATTGGTCAAGCCGGGAGCCTTCGGCAATTTTGATACAAAAGGGGCTGATTATTCCGCAGAGAAAGCCCCATCAATGGCAGAAACACTACTCAATATTATTCCAACCAATCCAGTCCAATCGTTAGTTGAAGGAAACATGCTTCAAATTATCGTCTTCTGCGTATTTTTAGGACTTGGCATAGCCATGCTCGGTAAAAAAACGGAAGGCTTGCTGAAGCTGTTTGAACAAGGAAATGAATTAATGATGTATCTTGTCGGTGTTGTGATGAAATTTGCACCGTACGGGACATTCGGCTTGATTGCAACCGCGATCGGCAGTCAGGGGCTGGATGCCATGAAAGCGATGGGACTTTACTTCTCGGTCGTGTTAATTGCGCTCATCTTGCATTTCTTTCTGACATATGGATCAACCATTGCTATCTTAGCAAAACGAAATCCCATGGCATTCTTTAAAGGATTTTCACCAGCGATGGTTGTTGCATTTAGTACATCAAGCAGTAACGCAGTACTGCCGGTATCAATG contains the following coding sequences:
- a CDS encoding dicarboxylate/amino acid:cation symporter — its product is MKLATKIIIALFVGAITGLLLNLFAPNVFKVLDPYLFTPLGQIFLNLIKMLVVPIVFFSITLGVAGLGDPKKLGRIGVKTISYFLFTTTFAIIIGLSLALLVKPGAFGNFDTKGADYSAEKAPSMAETLLNIIPTNPVQSLVEGNMLQIIVFCVFLGLGIAMLGKKTEGLLKLFEQGNELMMYLVGVVMKFAPYGTFGLIATAIGSQGLDAMKAMGLYFSVVLIALILHFFLTYGSTIAILAKRNPMAFFKGFSPAMVVAFSTSSSNAVLPVSMETAQKRLKVPEPISSFVQPLGATINMDGTAIMQGVATIFIAQVYGVELTLVQMLTVVLTAVLASVGTAGVPGVGLIMLAMVLNSVNLPVEGIALILGIDRLLDMARTVVNITGDAACAVIVSETEKKHEKEAPAPNLSL